One segment of Echeneis naucrates chromosome 15, fEcheNa1.1, whole genome shotgun sequence DNA contains the following:
- the fam98a gene encoding protein FAM98A yields the protein MENDILVSLEDLGYQGPLLEDVALDSAVNGGAASPEFTKLCAWIVSELRLYCKLEEIVHATNCPSEVEGFQLEMSGLLAELFCPYSVLTTGDIIQRFLTRRDCLLLLTFLVSELEASRMILVNQPQKKAQEIGSPVFQELKGICVSLGMSKPPANITMFQFFSGIEKKLKEAISRVPPNHVGEPLLKKPLGPVHLEKIEAVNQALLNEYEVRRKMLLKRLDVTVQSFGWSKRAKTHAEKLAKVYQPLRSALGTRSKISLAHLLAARQDFSKILRTSSGKIREKTACAINKVLMGRVPDRGGRPCEIEPPPPEMPTWQKRQDAPQGGGHYGGGGHGGGRGGYDQYSQGGRGGYERVHGDRGGRPVGGRGGKVQGGWGDGGGRGSYNQGHYQDAGSHHGTGGRGGYGGGGGGGNNQGNFQEPGYHGGGSGYHDNHHQDGSWHHERGGGRGGRGGRGRGGRGGGGGGGQGGGWGGRGSQNFNQGGQFEQFFQHGGQHYNQAGFNQGRHYTS from the exons ATGGAGAATGACATCCTCGTCTCTCTGGAGGACTTGGG ATACCAAGGCCCTCTGTTGGAGGATGTAGCTCTGGATTCTGCTGTGAACGGAGGAGCAGCATCACCTGAGTTCACAAAGCTTTGTGCCTGGATTGTTTCAGAGCTCCGACTTTACTGCAAGTTGGAGGAGATTGTCCATGCCACCAACT GTCCCAGTGAGGTTGAGGGCTTCCAGCTGGAAATGAGTGGGCTGCTGGCAGAGCTCTTCTGTCCTTATTCTGTCCTTACCACTGGAGACATCATCCAGAGGTTTCTTACTCGGAGAGACTGTCTCCTGCTACTCA CCTTTCTAGTCTCTGAGTTGGAGGCGTCACGGATGATCCTTGTCAACCAGCCCCAGAAGAAAGCCCAGGAGATAGGCAGTCCCGTGTTCCAGGAGCTTAAAGGCATATGCGTGTCACTGGGCATGTCAAAGCCTCCCGCCAATATCACCATGTTCCAGTTCTTCAGTGGAATTGAGAAAAAG CTGAAAGAAGCCATAAGTCGAGTCCCACCAAATCATGTCGGAGAGCCTCTGCTGAAAAAGCCACTTGGACCAGTGCACCTG gAAAAAATAGAAGCTGTAAACCAAGCTCTGCTGAATGAGTATGAAGTCAGAAGGAAGATGTTGTTGAAGCGTCTAGATGTGACGGTGCAATCATTTGGTTGGTCTAAGAGAGCTAAG ACTCACGCAGAAAAGTTGGCCAAAGTTTACCAACCTCTTCGTTCTGCTCTTGGGACCAGGAGCAAGATCTCTCTCGCTCATCTTCTAGCTGCTAGACAAGATTTCTCCAAAATCCTCCGAACAAGCAGTGGCAAGATAAGAGAAAAGACAGCCTGTGCTATCAACAAG GTTCTGATGGGTAGAGTACCAGACAGAGGAGGCCGACCCTGTGAGATTGAGCCTCCCCCACCAGAGATGCCCACCTGGCAGAAACGCCAAGATGCTCCACAGGGTGGAGGACATTATGGTGGGGGTGGCCACGGAGGTGGTCGGGGGGGCTACGATCAGTATTCCCAAGGTGGCCGTGGAGGTTATGAGAGAGTACACGGAGACAGGGGAGGTAGACCTGTAGGTGGCAGAGGTGGGAAGGTGCAGGGAGGTtggggagatggaggaggaaggggcAGTTACAACCAAGGCCATTATCAGGATGCAGGTAGTCATCATGggacaggagggagaggaggttacggaggaggaggaggaggagggaacaACCAAGGGAACTTTCAGGAACCAGGGTATCATGGTGGAGGAAGTGGATACCATGACAATCACCACCAAGATGGAAGCTGGCATCATGAGAGAGGTGGGGGTCGAGGAGGTCGGGGGGGCAGGGGaaggggaggcagaggaggaggaggaggaggaggacaaggggGAGGCTGGGGAGGGCGAGGGAGTCAGAATTTTAACCAAGGGGGACAGTTTGAACAGTTCTTCCAACACGGCGGACAGCATTACAACCAGGCTGGCTTTAATCAAGGCAGACACTACACAAGTTAA